The Sus scrofa isolate TJ Tabasco breed Duroc chromosome 4, Sscrofa11.1, whole genome shotgun sequence genomic sequence GTACAGGAAAACAAGTTACCATTCATGGTAATCTCTGATTGTATAATTGATCAAAACCAGTCAAACTAGAGCCAAGggggtatgttttaatttcttgagcCTTTCAATTGCATTTAGATTCTAACTAGATTTAATTAAGTTGAAACTCCCTATCCCCTGCCTTCCCAGCCATCCTAGTTCTCTTTACCTTGTTCTGCTTTTTTCTATAACCCATATCACCATCTAACATACTATGGAATTTACTTATTTCTAAAGTTTATTGTGTGTGTTCCTTCACCTGAATGTAAACTCTGAGGGCcgaatttttgtctgttttgtttaataTATCTGAGTGCTTTGAAGAGTAGCTTGACACATAAGAGGCTACTTAACATTTAATAATTGTTAAATGAGTAAGTGAATAATCGCTCATGTTttcactcgtggcatatgaagtaATTAGGATTACTGTCCTGCACAGGTTTATGCTGAGTACTAAGAGAGAAAACTACCTCAGGAAGTAATTAGAATCTGCAGAGTTTTTCCACTCAGTGAATGTCCTATTGAAATCGCTGGGCTTATGCTTTTAAATATTGTGCTGGCAGTGCATTTGAgatttatttacttgtttcttCCTTCCACCTCTCAGAAAACAACCTTTTTTGCTGTACATGTGTGTGGAGCTATACTCACCTTTGGCATGGGCTCATTATATATGTTTGTTCAGACTATCCTTTCCTACCAAATGCAGCCCAAGATTCATGGCAAACAAGTCTTCTGGATCAGACTACTGTTGGTTATCTGGTGTGGAGTAAGTGCATTGATCAGTATCCTTTGCTGTAAAATGTGGCTGTACTTAAAAGGGAATCAAATAAAATGTAAGTCAACACTGTTGACATGTCATAAGCAGGCCTTTTGTGGGAGGGGTTCTGGGGTTAGTAACCCTAAATTAAAGAATTTGAAACGTGAAATTTAGATTTTACATGGGGCCTAGTAACTGTGCTTGGAACAAAAGTAATGTTTAGCCTGATCATACTCACTTCAAAGATGTGAAGGATGAGTTAAAGCCCTCCCTGAGAATAATGGTAGAACTGCTGATTTATTGAGCAAAGAGGGATGGACTATGCAAACCATTTCATAGTAATCTTCtggtgacatttaaaattttactactgCCGTATAACATgaattctttaagaaaataagtttGGACTCTGGAAACAAATGTTTATGTCATCCTTTTAGATCtttaaagtgatttttgtttGAATCTAACTTAAACTTACAAGTCTTCTCTGAGATTGTTCCTTGACTTACTGTTTTTATAGTGCTGACTTGCTCATCACTTTTGTACAGTAGCAGTTTTGGCACTGATATAGTACAGAAACTCCACTGGAACCCAGAGGACAAAGTAAGAACTGAGAGTCTATAAAACTTAATAGGATATTAAAGATGATTGTTGTGgttgattctgattttttttttttttttttgtctttttgcctttttttctagggccacttccacggcatatggagattcccaggctggggatctaattggaaccatagccaccagcctacgccagagccacagccacagcaacgtgggatccgagccgcatctgcaacctataccacagttcacggcaataccggatccttaagccactgagcaaggccagggatcgaacctgcaacctcatggttcctagttggattcgttaaccactgagccacaatgggaactcctgattctgatgtatttttcattttactactAACCATGAAACTTTTTCAGTGGAATAATCAGTAATGTATTAGGATTATTTTCTGTAAATGATAGAGTTTATGCAGACCCATCCATAATCTCCTGTCACTTTATGATCTGTGGACATTTTTCAAGACCTGAAGGGAATTACGGTGGCAGAGAGTTTTCTCAGAAATTGACTCCTCTAAATATAGTATACTCAACTGAAATCTGTCATTAGTAGAATACTTGTTTTCTGAATTGAAAAGAATTCTCCCACTTTTTGTTATCTGAAAATTTATTATTATGGACTCTGCATTTGAACTCCAATATTGTGAAGATGTGAGTGGAGATACTGTCTTTGATCCTGGGCAAAAGAGAGGTGAAACATGTTCTtgagtaaataataaaatgaattaatctGTTTTCACAAACCACTCAGgtgatactttatttttatttatttttaaagtatcagcCTAGATTGGCCATGTTTGTGAGAACgattgaatgaaataatttacatGGATCTCCcaattatattccatatattatTTAATGCTCAAAAAATAGCACTAAGTTTACCATGAGTGttgtttacttaaattttttaaagtggcttTTAATTACTAATGGCTTTGGGAAAGGCAATAACTTCTTGATTGTGAGTAGAAGTTCTCCTTAGttattcaaatgaaaattttatttgctgtagataaaactataaaagatTATTTAGGAGGACTTTTCTAATGTCTGCCTTTAATTCTGGAGCTATATTAAATAAATCAGGGGTTGCTATTCAGAATGCAGATTGGTTTATaaatattatagatttttttatttgggaGAAATTATAGATCATTTGAATGAAATTTCACAGaactattcctttttttgttgtcaCTTAAGGGTTATGCGCTTCATATGATCACTGCTGCAGCAGAATGGTCtatgtcattttccttctttggttTTTTCCTGACTTATATCCGTGATTTTCAGGTAAGAAAATGTAGAATTAAATTTATGCAGTCAAATCTTCTGGTGGAATAAGAAAGCTTTCTATAGGCAAGTCTCTCACCTTTTTGAAAATTAACTTCATAAACAGTGATGTCAGAAGAAGAACTTCTCAGGTGAATTGttctgtatttgaagaaataatgttttgCCAGCAAGATCCACCCTTGAAAATAGAGCTGTAAAACAATTAACTTTGCAGAAATTCAGAGAATTTTTATCAATTTTGCCTACATTTACGTAGGCCATCCTCAACATTTGATTCTTCATAGAAACCAAAGAAAATCAAGGAACTTCTGAGTTAAGAAGCTTGTTTTTACCAATTCTCTTGGAACTACAGATGATATCTTTGGCAGTACAATAGCTGTCTCTCTCTTGTTACTCATTAGAACTTATTTACATTCCTCATCCCAAAAGATATTCCTCAGAACATATTGAACATATGATCTGTCTTTAAGGAGCAAACTTctatatgtaattttcttttctgttccagaaAATTTCTTTACGGGTGGAAGCCAATTTACATGGATTAACGCTCTATGATACTGCTCCTTGCCCTGTTAACAATGAACGAACAAGGCTACTTTCCAGAGATATATGATAAAGGACAAAATATACCTGTGGTGATCATGATTCTCAGGGATTGGGAAAATAATCATGAAAGTTAACTTATTTTGCTCTGAAATTTTCAACCACTTAATCAAGGCTGACAGTAACATCTAAGAATCTGATAATCAAGAGACATGAAATAAGCcatttgatattattttaaaggaTATCTTCAAGAGGACCATGTAAAAACATTAATGCCTGTACTTTTTCTAtcccagaaaataaaaccaaaggacTACAACATTGtaggttttttctatttttttttttttaagagaaacaaCCAGAAGTGTACCAAGCAGTCTGCAAaacccagcctttttttttttttttttttttttttttaatcatttcagagCATGTTTTCCTTGGGGCACTTATGTGAGAGGGATTTTTTACAACCACAAATAATCAACAGTGCTCAGGAGCTTCTTTAGAATAGAATTGGGTTTTGAAGTAATAGTTTTATCATATTAATACATTTCTTATAGtctttataaaacatatttcttctGGAATCCAGCCTGAAAGGGAAACAGACCTGAACTCATGTGAGCACTTTCATTGCTTAAGCTTTGCACAGGAGATCTTATAGATAATGATTTGATTCCTGCCCCAAGGCCAGATACTATGGTAACTGGTCCATCACATGTGCTTTGCAATAGTTTCATGAAGCTTAGTCTCTGGTATGAGATTTTAATTACTAATGAATGAGAAAAGTATCTATAGTTAAATTTACTTCAGTTATGTTTTGCATGAACAATGGTTAGTGTTCCTACACAAGGCTGAGACGTTTGTAACACCAGATATGATTAACATCAAATAAAAGTCACCCCAAACTGCAGTTGAGAGCTTCTTAAGATTTTCATTTATAGCGAATTACAATTACTTGAAAAAGTAATCTTGAATAGGCTAATGTTGAGCCTTTTTTAATGGGATGTGATCTTTGTAGACCCTCCATTCCAAAGGACAAAATCAGCAATCCAGAAAAACTGGGTACAGAATAATTGTGATACATGCATCcaccaaataattttctttctctctggtcATTCAAGTGATGGATGGCTTCTACTTGGATGCCTGTCTGTGCAGATAAAGAATGGTTTACAGATTgccaaataaaattcaaaagaagaaaatgctcgTCTGGAAGGTACCCAGTGATAAACTGGTTTGCAAAAGAATCTCTGAAGAAGATcagtaaaatttatctttttggaACCAGTGGTTCCATGGCCAGAATAAAAGATGATAAGAACAAGCTTAAAGTGTAAGAGGGAGTAATTTATGGGAAAATGATTTTATGGTGGAATAATAGATCTGAAGACTTATGGACTCATAAgacagaaaatggaataaaagctGTCAAGCAACAGTGAACATGGGAGACATTTTAATAAACATCGAAATCTGACATCACtaggaaaaaaattgtgataaaagcagaaaacattttTGTCATGCCTCTGAAAATCATGGTGCAACCACATCTGGGAAAGAATGTCCAGTCCTGATTGCTGTACCTTGAGGAAGCTGTAATTCAAGTTGTGAAGGACCACAGTTTGGTAAGAAGGAAACTGATAGAATCAAagtacataaaattataaattatgtgtGGGGAAGATGGCACAGGGAGGAACAGGGACTTGATGTATATCCATACGAGAATATTCAGCTTAGAGATACACTAACAaccattaaagaaattattttaaaacaaaacgtATTACTTGGTGAGTATTTAattctattatttaatttttacctttaGAAATAACATGGGCTGAAAACATTAAGTTCAAACATGGattataaataaagagaaattttcgAATGTGCCTTCATCCCTCATCTTAAGGTTGAAATAATGGAAGACAACCATATCCTACGTCAAAATATGCCTTGCCAGCACTGTCAGATACAGTAGCTTGGATAAATGGATAATGTAGTTAAATGCATCCaattttgttttgcatgtttAGCTTTAGGAATAGGAGGTTTTAAGCTGACAAAGTTAGCAGATACTATTTCCTCTTTGTCCTTGGGTACACAacaagactacatttcccagccccaCTTTCAACTGAGTATAGGCATAAGACTGAATTTTAGCTGGTAAAGTGTAAATGAAATGGAATGGATGTGTTTGCAATTTTCAtattaaggttttaaaaaaacaagaatcctttttcccaattttttctcctttagtgGTTGTATATTGATGACAGCAATCACATGTAAGGAACCTGAACTAGTCCACTTGTAATCAGATTTTAGAATACCAGCTAGAGATCTGATATAATTTAAgaactctgtttttatttatcctAGGTACTAAATTATAGTGTACATTTCTAGAATAGTGTCATATATTGTAAATGCTCAGTGGATTTATGAAAGAAAGACTTGTTTTATCTCTTGTGCAATGTTCTGTACAGGCTCACCGTGAAATGAAGTTGAGTAAATGTTGGATTACTACCCTTGAAAATCCATGATGTCTGTTTTGCCTTTATTCAGCCAGCCAAAGTGCTGGTTTTAGAAACAATGTCCTCATTTATTAGGAAAATGAGACTGCagaacagaactaaaacaaaGGAACGCTCTTTCTGAGGTCATGGGTAATAGTGTAAACAGTTGTGTCCTCCAAAAGGCATCATCATAGTTTGAAATAGAGTTTACCTGAGAGTTCACCTACTCAGAAGGCCCAAGTAGAGTACAAAGAGAATGCCacagaaactataaaatatgCAGTTAAGATGTAGTGCAGAGAGATAGTCCCTGTTTAGGAAGCTGGCAGCGCAGCTGAAAAGCACAGAGATTCCACTGGAATCTCACCGATGACCAGATTGCAGTCCCCGCTGAAAGGAAATTCTGTTCACTTAAAATGTTTGAAGCCAGTAGTAAAGTGAATCAAACTAAAGTAGTAACAAAACTTACCTCCACCTCTGCTACAAATCACATTAACTCAGCTTCCCACTCTACAAACCTGACCAAAAACTTACATGCCTTTTTTTGTGCCTACTGTTCTTTTATGGAAAATATGCAGCATACAGTAAGAAGTTACAAAGGCATGCAAAGGAGCAGAAAATTTGATGTAGATAGGACATagtcaataaaaacaaactcagaaattgcccaggagttcccgtcgtggcgcagtggttaacgaatccgactaggaaccacgaggttgcgggttcggtccctgcccttgctcagtgggttaacgatccggcgttgctgtgagc encodes the following:
- the DRAM2 gene encoding DNA damage-regulated autophagy modulator protein 2 isoform X2, which produces MWWFQQGLSFLPSALLIWTAAAFIFSYITAITLHHVDPVLPYISDTGTVAPEKCLFGAMLNIAAVLCVATIYVRYKQVHALNPEENCIIRLNKAGLVLGLLSCLGLSVVANFQPKIHGKQVFWIRLLLVIWCGVSALIMLTCSSLLYSSSFGTDIVQKLHWNPEDKGYALHMITAAAEWSMSFSFFGFFLTYIRDFQKISLRVEANLHGLTLYDTAPCPVNNERTRLLSRDI
- the DRAM2 gene encoding DNA damage-regulated autophagy modulator protein 2 isoform X3; this translates as MLNIAAVLCVATIYVRYKQVHALNPEENCIIRLNKAGLVLGLLSCLGLSVVANFQKTTFFAVHVCGAILTFGMGSLYMFVQTILSYQMQPKIHGKQVFWIRLLLVIWCGVSALIMLTCSSLLYSSSFGTDIVQKLHWNPEDKGYALHMITAAAEWSMSFSFFGFFLTYIRDFQKISLRVEANLHGLTLYDTAPCPVNNERTRLLSRDI
- the DRAM2 gene encoding DNA damage-regulated autophagy modulator protein 2 isoform X1; protein product: MWWFQQGLSFLPSALLIWTAAAFIFSYITAITLHHVDPVLPYISDTGTVAPEKCLFGAMLNIAAVLCVATIYVRYKQVHALNPEENCIIRLNKAGLVLGLLSCLGLSVVANFQKTTFFAVHVCGAILTFGMGSLYMFVQTILSYQMQPKIHGKQVFWIRLLLVIWCGVSALIMLTCSSLLYSSSFGTDIVQKLHWNPEDKGYALHMITAAAEWSMSFSFFGFFLTYIRDFQKISLRVEANLHGLTLYDTAPCPVNNERTRLLSRDI